One Rosa chinensis cultivar Old Blush chromosome 5, RchiOBHm-V2, whole genome shotgun sequence genomic region harbors:
- the LOC112167898 gene encoding protein RETICULATA-RELATED 4, chloroplastic, giving the protein MAIAFCFTPSSSSSSSASKFNPHRPFPSLSASPVVHLRLRVSPPSLAHRGRQFRRVLFAAGGGDGGFGGGGHSGGGSGGDHGGEDNAGGKNKLEALMVLKESGRGLESLPKDLAAAIEDGRIPGAVVDKYFELEKNGCFSWLLQFAGFRERLLADDLFLFKVFMECGVGLFTKTAAEYQKRQENFFNELEVVFADVVMAIIADFMLVYLPAPTVSLRPPVALSAGAITKFLHGCPDNAFQIAISGTSYSLFQRIGAVVRNGSKLFVVGTASSLVGTSVTNALINAKKAVGCSAEAEADNVPIVSTSLAYGVYMAVSSNLRYQVLAGVIEQRMLEPLLHQHKLMLSAVCFAVRTGNTFLGSLLWVDYARLIGIQKAH; this is encoded by the exons ATGGCAATCGCCTTCTGCTTCactccctcctcctcctcttcctcctccgccTCCAAGTTCAATCCGCACCGTCCGTTTCCGTCCCTCTCCGCCTCTCCCGTCGTGCACCTCCGCCTCAGAGTGTCCCCGCCCTCTCTGGCGCACCGCGGCCGCCAGTTCCGGCGCGTGCTGTTCGCCGCCGGGGGCGGAGACGGGGGATTTGGCGGCGGAGGACACTCCGGAGGCGGTAGCGGCGGGGATCACGGCGGCGAGGACAATGCCGGCGGGAAAAACAAGTTGGAGGCCCTGATGGTGTTGAAGGAGTCCGGGCGGGGGTTGGAGAGCCTGCCGAAGGACTTGGCGGCGGCGATCGAGGACGGGCGGATCCCCGGCGCGGTTGTGGATAAGTATTTTGAGCTGGAGAAGAACGGCTGCTTTTCGTGGCTGCTGCAGTTTGCTGGGTTTAGGGAGCGGTTGTTGGCTGATGATCTTTTCTTGTTTAAGGTCTTCATGGAGTGTGGTGTTGGTCTTTTCACCAAG ACTGCTGCAGAGTACCAGAAACGCCAAGAAAACTTTTTCAATGAGCTCGAAGTTGTGTTTGCAGATGTG GTAATGGCCATAATTGCAGATTTCATGCTTGTATATCTTCCTGCCCCAACTGTTTCTCTTCGACCACCAGTTGCACTCAGCGCAGGGGCAATCACCAAGTTTTTGCATGGTTGCCCTGATAATGCATTCCAG ATTGCTATCTCAGGAACATCATACTCCTTATTTCAGAGGATTGGTGCAGTAGTG AGAAATGGGAGCAAGCTCTTCGTTGTTGGTACTGCTTCATCACTG GTTGGCACAAGTGTTACAAATGCCTTGATCAATGCAAAGAAGGCTGTTGGTTGCTCCGCAGAGGCTGAAGCTGATAATGTACCTATAGTATCCACTAGCCTTGCATACGGTGTCTATATGGCAGTTTCTAGCAATCTCAG GTACCAAGTATTGGCTGGTGTTATTGAACAAAGGATGTTGGAGCCACTACTACATCAACACAAGCTAATGCTAAGCGCAGTATGCTTTGCCGTTCGAACTGGCAACACATTCTTGGGTTCATTATT GTGGGTGGACTATGCTCGTTTAATAGGGATTCAGAAGGCCCATTAG